One window of the Cydia amplana chromosome 26, ilCydAmpl1.1, whole genome shotgun sequence genome contains the following:
- the LOC134659968 gene encoding zinc finger protein OZF-like, which produces MCLFALEEECAVEPENPEMGTSEEPLVKPERPDEDGAPGEMLHEELLIKPELAGGDDDGTSDDDGTSDDDGTSDEMSPEERAVRAQVWDAASDEHCVSRLPVPVPVYSEGSAARGMEQLAMGCSVVLERLRDDATMIHTGAKQFQCSYCDYSCGQKGHMLSHQRTHTGDKPFQCSNCDYKCRRKYELKIHMMTHTGAKPFQCSICDYSCTQKRSLLVHQRTHTGEKPFQCNYCDSKFSLKSSLKRHIMIHTGAKPFQCSYCDYSGREKAHLLLHQQTTHTGEKPLQCSHCDYKCRRKPDLKQHIMIHTGTKPFQCSNCDYTCMQKRSLLIHQMKHTGEKHFQCSHCDYKCSRKSDLKIHMTIHSGARPFQCSNCEYRFDRKGHLLVHQMTHTGEKPFQCSHCDYKCREKSNLKRHMMIHTGAKPFQCSNCDYRCRTKGNLLKHQRIHTRGEPISV; this is translated from the exons ATGTGTTTGTTTGCTCTCGAGGAAGAATGTGCAGTGGAGCCCGAGAATCCAGAAATGGGGACCA GCGAAGAGCCCCTGGTGAAGCCGGAGAGGCCGGATGAAGATGGCGCACCGGGTGAGATGCTGC ATGAGGAGCTCCTGATCAAGCCGGAGCTGGCGGGCGGTGATGATGATGGCACAAGTGATGATGATGGCACAAGTGATGATGATGGCACAAGTGATGAGATGTCGC CGGAGGAGCGCGCGGTCAGGGCGCAGGTGTGGGACGCGGCGAGTGACGAGCACTGCGTGTCGCGGCTGCCGGTGCCGGTGCCGG TGTATTCGGAGGGCAGCGCCGCCCGCGGCATGGAACAGCTCGCGATGGGTTGTTCCGTGGTGCTCGAGCGCCTCCGTGACGACGCGACT ATGATACATACTGGGGCGAAGCAGTTTCAATGTAGCTACTGCGACTACAGCTGCGGGCAGAAAGGACACATGCTATCACACCAGAGGACACACACCGGGGATAAGCCTTTTCAGTGTAGTAACTGCGATTACAAATGCAGGCGAAAATATGAACTGAAAATACACATGATGACACACACTGGGGCGAAGCCATTTCAATGTAGCATCTGCGACTACAGTTGCACGCAGAAAAGATCCTTGCTAGTTCACCAGAGGACACACACCGGAGAGAAGCCTTTTCAGTGTAACTACTGTGATTCCAAATTCAGTCTAAAATCAAGCCTAAAAAGGCACATTATGATACACACTGGGGCGAAGCCATTTCAATGTAGCTACTGCGACTACAGCGGCAGGGAGAAAGCACACTTGCTATTACACCAGCAGACGACACACACCGGGGAGAAGCCTTTACAGTGTAGTCACTGCGATTACAAATGCCGTCGAAAACCAGACCTAAAACAACACATTATGATACACACTGGGACGAAGCCATTTCAATGTAGCAACTGCGACTACACGTGCATGCAGAAACGATCCTTGCTAATACACCAGATGAAACACACCGGGGAGAAGCATTTTCAGTGTAGTCACTGCGATTACAAATGCAGTCGAAAATCAGACCTTAAAATACACATGACGATACACAGTGGGGCGAGGCCATTTCAATGTAGCAACTGCGAATACAGGTTCGATCGTAAAGGACACTTGCTAGTTCATCAGATGACACACACCGGGGAGAAGCCTTTTCAGTGTAGTCACTGCGATTACAAATGCCGTGAAAAATCAAACCTGAAGAGACACATGATGATACACACTGGGGCGAAGCCATTTCAATGTAGCAACTGTGACTACAGGTGCAGGACGAAAGGAAACTTGCTAAAACACCAGAGGATACACACCAGGGGCGAACCCATTTCAGTGTAG